In one Leptospira fletcheri genomic region, the following are encoded:
- a CDS encoding SH3 domain-containing protein codes for MKSVFQRLGLFFFICIFPPLWSQGTDGVRYVLITSGVLNVREAPDTGKVLFTLNKGARVRLAKDDGGDWVKIKLEDGRNGFVSRRYLGSTPPETLDAYKLIGLVWSGYDPKELPVMVPLAFFGKNGWQEAKDEFEFDYKFRSGVEKGLPSVTLLQGNKGPMFSAVASGTYGCQEFPALKVKPSAELDSKFSYLVHSPELGLHSLTLRELAPSESEYELFRSLAETTWKARGFKETEWLKSKLQEVYEFKTPKKETFISGRIAFSEGNAERKYFYLLARKSGTDRALVAFEKSESLSPEIGVYGGSFHLIGTVYREEDPAPILIFTDIGYDSSIRSLYELRNGTLRLLLRGGGDAC; via the coding sequence ATGAAGTCGGTTTTCCAGCGGCTCGGTTTGTTTTTTTTCATCTGTATCTTTCCCCCTCTATGGAGCCAAGGAACCGATGGAGTCCGTTACGTTCTGATCACTTCCGGAGTCCTGAATGTTCGGGAAGCCCCAGATACAGGCAAAGTCCTTTTTACGTTAAACAAAGGTGCCAGAGTACGTTTGGCAAAAGACGACGGAGGAGACTGGGTAAAAATCAAATTGGAAGACGGACGGAACGGTTTCGTATCCAGACGATATCTCGGATCGACACCGCCGGAAACCTTGGATGCTTATAAATTAATCGGCTTAGTCTGGTCGGGATACGATCCCAAGGAACTCCCCGTTATGGTTCCTCTCGCGTTTTTCGGCAAAAACGGATGGCAGGAAGCCAAAGACGAATTCGAATTCGATTATAAATTCAGAAGCGGCGTGGAAAAAGGACTTCCTTCGGTCACTTTGCTGCAAGGAAACAAAGGGCCGATGTTTTCCGCAGTCGCCTCCGGGACTTACGGTTGCCAAGAATTTCCCGCGCTGAAAGTAAAACCAAGTGCCGAATTGGATTCTAAATTTTCTTATCTAGTGCATTCTCCCGAGCTCGGATTGCATTCTCTAACCTTACGGGAATTAGCCCCCTCCGAGTCCGAATACGAACTTTTTCGATCCTTGGCGGAGACGACCTGGAAAGCGAGGGGATTTAAAGAAACCGAATGGTTGAAATCCAAACTGCAGGAAGTGTACGAGTTTAAGACTCCGAAAAAAGAAACCTTCATTTCCGGTAGGATCGCATTCTCCGAAGGAAATGCGGAAAGAAAATATTTCTATCTGCTCGCCAGAAAATCCGGAACGGATCGTGCGTTGGTCGCATTCGAGAAATCGGAATCGCTTTCTCCGGAAATCGGAGTCTATGGAGGTTCTTTCCACTTGATCGGAACCGTATACCGCGAGGAGGATCCAGCTCCCATCCTGATCTTTACCGACATAGGTTATGATTCTTCCATTCGAAGCCTGTACGAATTGCGGAACGGAACGTTACGCTTGCTTTTACGAGGAGGCGGAGACGCCTGCTAG
- a CDS encoding LIC10415 family protein, with translation MDVQLTKLVSSAEKLLRDKRSAVSGKTEPPSDTQNTTDKTEFSSSLTSRYLKVQETLTGLQQELSKEQMKLGILNEGTTPKEDLIHILFGETPLFRELSENPELDLKELKDKVQTNKDELTDMIRKFEVESENVLSVGMLKSPENFRKSIEELSAKDVPMRQLSEKTIERLIQ, from the coding sequence ATGGACGTTCAACTGACGAAACTGGTCTCTTCGGCCGAAAAACTTCTCCGAGACAAGAGATCCGCCGTTTCGGGAAAGACCGAACCGCCCTCGGATACCCAAAATACCACGGATAAGACCGAGTTTTCCAGCAGCCTGACCTCCCGTTATTTGAAAGTTCAGGAGACCCTAACCGGACTCCAGCAAGAACTTTCCAAGGAGCAGATGAAACTCGGGATCCTGAACGAAGGAACCACTCCGAAAGAGGATTTGATTCACATTCTGTTCGGAGAAACTCCTCTTTTTAGAGAGCTCTCGGAAAACCCCGAGCTCGACCTAAAAGAGCTGAAGGATAAAGTCCAGACAAACAAGGACGAACTTACGGATATGATCCGCAAGTTTGAAGTGGAATCCGAGAACGTGCTTTCTGTGGGCATGCTGAAAAGCCCCGAAAATTTCCGGAAATCGATCGAGGAACTTTCCGCAAAAGATGTTCCGATGAGACAGCTTTCCGAAAAAACGATCGAAAGACTGATTCAGTAG
- a CDS encoding LptF/LptG family permease, whose translation MELGIPKIRPKEFLSKWKEEFFPPRILDKYVFSEFFKTFAGTCIMITALIFLNMVNTNLKDFSGTKAPKFHIWLYLLYSLPEIIASYSINMSVLFAVSFTIGQFSANKEIVAMMSAGISFHRIVAPIVAFGFFLWFVVFLGTQFLVRPMNKLAKEEQKMITEGTGTMTNMVYQFHFKGKEGFYYIYFYDPVKDEIKGGFNYVKLTHDQTPEYVLSSLKAKYDSKGDIWKLTEVEETRFDDDLKVSSFQKFPEKEYYLPEKPEYFKVPKGSVKEMNIFELAEEKDNRLKKGIGFGDVNIEEHSLFAGPFLAVIVTLVGCVAGFFTKRVAGVASLGVTLVVILVYFVMSSAFTSVGENGVIPSWFAVWITPAIFLGVLYGIYRRMRI comes from the coding sequence ATGGAACTCGGAATTCCGAAAATTCGACCGAAAGAATTTCTATCCAAATGGAAGGAAGAATTCTTTCCTCCGCGGATTCTGGACAAATACGTATTTTCCGAATTTTTTAAGACCTTTGCGGGAACCTGTATCATGATCACCGCGTTGATCTTTTTGAATATGGTCAACACCAACCTAAAGGATTTTTCCGGAACCAAGGCCCCCAAATTCCATATATGGCTCTATCTTCTATACAGCCTTCCTGAAATCATAGCCAGCTATTCCATCAACATGTCCGTGCTTTTTGCAGTCTCCTTTACCATCGGTCAATTTTCCGCGAATAAGGAAATCGTGGCCATGATGTCCGCAGGGATTTCCTTCCATAGAATCGTAGCCCCGATCGTCGCTTTCGGCTTTTTCCTCTGGTTTGTGGTCTTTCTCGGAACCCAATTTCTGGTCAGACCTATGAATAAATTGGCCAAAGAGGAACAGAAAATGATCACGGAAGGGACGGGAACCATGACCAATATGGTGTACCAGTTCCATTTCAAAGGGAAGGAAGGCTTCTACTATATCTATTTTTACGATCCGGTGAAGGACGAAATCAAGGGTGGATTCAATTATGTCAAACTCACCCACGACCAAACTCCGGAATATGTGCTTTCCTCTCTGAAAGCTAAGTACGACTCCAAGGGAGATATCTGGAAGCTGACGGAAGTGGAAGAGACCAGATTCGATGACGACCTGAAAGTCTCCTCCTTCCAAAAATTCCCCGAAAAGGAATATTACCTACCGGAGAAGCCTGAGTATTTCAAGGTTCCCAAAGGCTCCGTGAAAGAGATGAATATCTTCGAACTTGCCGAGGAAAAGGACAATCGTCTCAAGAAGGGAATCGGATTCGGAGACGTGAATATAGAGGAACATTCCTTATTCGCGGGTCCCTTTCTGGCGGTAATCGTAACGCTGGTCGGTTGCGTCGCCGGGTTTTTTACCAAAAGAGTGGCGGGAGTGGCCTCTTTAGGAGTAACACTGGTCGTCATCCTGGTGTATTTTGTGATGAGCTCGGCGTTTACTTCCGTAGGGGAAAATGGAGTGATTCCCTCCTGGTTTGCGGTATGGATCACACCCGCGATTTTTCTGGGAGTGTTGTACGGAATTTATAGAAGAATGAGGATTTGA
- a CDS encoding HEAT repeat domain-containing protein, with amino-acid sequence MKIRVLALTAVFSFVFASSLFAEKSTEEHIKTLSTGSDQEKIESALYLGSKKEKSAVSELINLLNRTNDAKVAVPAAIALGEIAEPGDSTIALKNKIISSENGDIVYTALAGLLNITAKNEKAEDATKEALEFADKNRRSDEFVADILNVINKKLKK; translated from the coding sequence ATGAAAATCCGTGTTCTTGCCCTTACCGCCGTTTTTAGTTTCGTTTTTGCATCCTCTCTTTTTGCCGAAAAATCGACCGAAGAACATATCAAAACCTTATCTACCGGATCCGATCAGGAAAAAATCGAATCCGCCTTGTACCTGGGAAGTAAAAAGGAAAAATCCGCGGTTTCCGAACTGATCAATCTGTTAAACCGCACGAATGACGCTAAAGTGGCCGTTCCTGCCGCCATCGCTTTGGGAGAAATTGCGGAACCGGGTGATAGCACGATCGCTTTGAAAAACAAGATCATTAGTTCCGAAAACGGCGACATCGTTTATACCGCTCTGGCCGGTTTACTGAATATTACTGCAAAAAACGAAAAGGCCGAAGACGCCACGAAAGAGGCTTTGGAATTTGCGGACAAGAACCGTAGATCGGACGAATTCGTAGCGGACATACTGAACGTTATCAATAAGAAGTTAAAGAAATAA
- a CDS encoding HesA/MoeB/ThiF family protein yields MLSPEELSRYSRNILLDEVRRAGQEKLKSSKICIVGAGGLGSPALFYLSAAGVGNITIIDSDEVDTTNLQRQILYRHSDIGAKKAETASRNSRELNPFVQIASHAVRLSSENADSLLQGFDLVLEGSDNFGTKFLVNDSCVRSKIPFLTAGVLRFEGMVMGVRPGVDACFRCVFESEPPPESVPSCSEAGVIGSVAGLIGSIQATEAIKFLLEFPNVQESGLFGNMIQVETKNMEFRKIRLERRLDCPCCG; encoded by the coding sequence GTGTTGAGCCCGGAAGAACTTAGCCGTTATTCCCGCAACATCCTGCTCGACGAGGTCCGCCGGGCGGGACAAGAAAAACTCAAGTCTTCCAAAATATGCATCGTAGGCGCCGGCGGTTTAGGATCGCCGGCGTTGTTTTATTTGTCCGCAGCCGGGGTCGGAAATATTACCATCATCGATTCCGACGAAGTCGATACGACCAATCTACAAAGACAGATCTTATACCGTCATTCGGACATAGGTGCCAAAAAAGCGGAAACTGCCTCCCGCAATTCCCGCGAATTGAATCCCTTTGTCCAAATCGCGAGCCATGCCGTTCGCCTTTCGTCCGAAAATGCGGATTCTTTGCTACAGGGGTTCGATCTGGTCTTGGAAGGATCCGATAACTTCGGGACCAAATTTTTGGTGAACGATTCCTGTGTTCGGTCGAAGATTCCTTTCCTTACCGCGGGAGTGCTGCGGTTCGAAGGAATGGTTATGGGCGTCAGACCCGGAGTGGACGCTTGTTTTCGCTGCGTATTCGAATCCGAACCTCCTCCCGAATCCGTTCCTTCCTGTTCCGAAGCCGGCGTGATCGGAAGCGTAGCCGGATTGATCGGAAGCATCCAGGCAACGGAAGCGATAAAATTCTTATTAGAATTTCCGAATGTACAAGAATCCGGATTGTTCGGAAACATGATCCAAGTGGAAACCAAGAATATGGAATTTAGAAAGATCCGTTTGGAACGCCGCCTGGACTGCCCTTGTTGCGGCTGA
- a CDS encoding cell envelope integrity protein TolA — MKPLVLKAAMLVFLLLPVSFLSAQQMQSVFLRDGRVLKGEVVDQTATSIQLKLPDGKVLELAKTSILRISFKDAPPPKQEKETKKTEPTPEEQDAAKKLEEEKAAKLLAEQAKKDALAEEKKARQAKRQKEIDEAKRNSLELYAGTGMGSFQYQTEDYYEKFLNFVNLTKGASSGGQFFSSPQTKAQRPLTVSARYSWNRLVLEAGGSNFRNNASMVVPGTINTSGAVVPNQSSLAFSSFPETYKQLYAQVSFSVYPHPKYDVRPILGYQRIWQKADNSFLLDLSPAVPGGYNVARKEDRAVADYLHGPSFGMAFDMKINEKLEARFEVQSYSLKGDSQANLSTYGLTIGGNPGGDETSRILNHWNAKGSFLSAKLIYEWKYGLRFWVGFQSTKIQYSLQSTRAEIGTTNPTPPDQLFLQQIVINSIAQSYAGATSTSAIFLGVGTAFDFKK; from the coding sequence ATGAAGCCTCTTGTACTGAAAGCGGCGATGCTGGTGTTTCTTCTTTTACCGGTTTCGTTTTTATCCGCACAACAAATGCAATCCGTCTTTCTTCGAGACGGAAGAGTTTTAAAGGGCGAAGTCGTAGACCAGACCGCCACATCCATACAACTGAAATTGCCCGACGGTAAAGTATTGGAACTCGCAAAGACTTCCATATTGAGAATCAGTTTTAAAGACGCTCCTCCCCCAAAACAGGAGAAGGAAACAAAAAAAACGGAACCGACTCCGGAAGAGCAGGATGCGGCCAAAAAATTAGAGGAAGAGAAAGCCGCAAAACTTCTCGCGGAACAGGCCAAGAAGGACGCTCTAGCCGAGGAAAAGAAAGCGAGACAAGCCAAACGACAGAAGGAAATCGACGAGGCGAAACGAAATTCGCTGGAGCTCTACGCCGGAACCGGTATGGGATCCTTTCAATACCAAACCGAGGATTATTACGAGAAATTTCTGAACTTCGTCAACTTAACCAAAGGTGCCAGTAGCGGAGGCCAATTTTTTTCGAGTCCGCAAACCAAGGCACAACGTCCTCTCACCGTTTCCGCTCGTTATTCCTGGAATCGACTGGTGTTAGAAGCGGGGGGCTCGAATTTCCGGAACAATGCCTCCATGGTAGTACCCGGGACCATCAACACTAGTGGAGCAGTCGTACCGAACCAATCCTCTTTAGCTTTCAGCTCCTTTCCGGAAACCTATAAGCAGCTTTATGCCCAGGTTTCTTTCAGCGTATACCCCCACCCAAAATACGATGTTCGCCCCATTTTAGGATACCAACGAATCTGGCAGAAAGCGGATAATTCCTTTCTTCTGGACTTGTCCCCTGCCGTTCCCGGAGGTTACAACGTAGCTCGCAAAGAAGACAGAGCGGTTGCCGATTATTTGCACGGGCCGTCCTTCGGAATGGCTTTCGATATGAAGATCAACGAAAAGTTGGAGGCCAGATTCGAAGTGCAATCGTATTCCCTAAAAGGAGATTCTCAAGCTAATTTGAGCACGTATGGTTTGACGATCGGCGGGAATCCGGGAGGGGATGAGACGAGCAGAATCCTAAACCACTGGAATGCCAAAGGATCCTTTCTATCTGCAAAACTGATCTACGAATGGAAGTACGGACTCCGATTCTGGGTCGGATTCCAATCCACAAAAATCCAATACTCTCTGCAGAGCACTCGAGCGGAAATCGGAACGACGAATCCCACTCCGCCGGACCAATTATTCCTGCAACAGATCGTCATCAACTCCATAGCCCAATCCTATGCCGGTGCCACATCCACTTCCGCAATCTTCTTAGGAGTAGGGACCGCCTTCGATTTTAAAAAATGA
- the lpxK gene encoding tetraacyldisaccharide 4'-kinase encodes MFLRSVRILFFPLLYLLSFLYRILFLYDKARKTPKKLPDAFVISVGNFSVGGTGKTPFTLHLAELLHGKFPKIPIVILSRGYGGSLPEGTARVRIDSPAREVGDEPLLLKKNLPFAEVYVGRDRYESYSGFRRDSQIPETQIVFAILDDGFQHHFVSRNLEIVLLDCTRIGKDRFQIPAGRLREPYTSVNRADFLIASKYEDRFKNELEKWKKRFRPKTILEFRFVPTNIYPIGARQEPVGIPIKALNGKKILAFSGIGNPEPFYLSIKETGAQCTFLRFPDHHSYTRSDLQELTQAAEGKEYLVCTEKDWVKLAPLLEGSADPRWAYLEIKTSLQNESVLLDRIDEFIKHNIP; translated from the coding sequence ATGTTCCTACGTTCCGTCAGGATCCTTTTCTTTCCCCTACTTTACCTTTTAAGTTTTCTCTATCGGATTCTGTTTTTATACGACAAAGCAAGGAAAACTCCGAAAAAACTCCCTGATGCTTTCGTCATCAGCGTAGGAAATTTCAGCGTAGGCGGAACGGGCAAGACCCCTTTTACACTTCACCTCGCCGAATTGCTGCACGGAAAATTTCCGAAGATCCCGATCGTAATTCTGAGTCGAGGTTACGGCGGCTCCCTGCCCGAAGGAACAGCCAGAGTAAGAATCGATTCGCCGGCAAGAGAAGTGGGAGACGAACCCTTATTATTAAAAAAAAACCTCCCCTTTGCCGAAGTCTACGTCGGGAGGGACCGTTACGAATCCTATTCCGGATTCCGCCGCGATTCGCAGATCCCCGAGACGCAAATCGTGTTCGCGATTTTAGACGACGGTTTTCAACACCACTTTGTAAGTCGAAACCTGGAGATCGTCCTACTGGATTGCACAAGAATCGGAAAAGATAGATTTCAAATTCCGGCGGGAAGGCTGAGAGAACCTTACACCTCCGTAAACAGAGCGGATTTTCTCATCGCCTCGAAATACGAGGACCGTTTTAAGAACGAACTGGAAAAATGGAAAAAACGTTTCCGGCCAAAAACAATATTAGAATTCCGTTTTGTACCGACGAATATTTATCCGATCGGAGCCCGCCAAGAACCCGTCGGAATTCCGATAAAGGCATTAAACGGAAAAAAAATTCTCGCATTTTCCGGGATCGGAAATCCGGAGCCTTTCTATCTTTCTATCAAGGAAACGGGTGCACAATGTACCTTCCTCCGCTTTCCGGATCATCATTCCTATACCCGATCGGATCTGCAAGAGCTCACGCAAGCTGCGGAAGGAAAGGAATATCTGGTATGCACGGAAAAAGACTGGGTCAAATTGGCTCCTCTTCTCGAAGGATCCGCCGACCCTCGTTGGGCGTATCTAGAAATCAAAACCTCCCTTCAGAACGAATCGGTTCTGTTGGACAGAATAGACGAATTCATAAAACATAATATTCCTTAA
- a CDS encoding ABC transporter ATP-binding protein, with translation MNVYRRLLGYSFKYKYRLLTGIVLSFLVSILNGASLTSIIPIFDAIGKGGKAEFEISLTKKDRALLDRKSSGEALAGLDTIEVYLAEKKTDTNRFLASLPKDRLVLLFCWIVFPVYLAKLLFLAGAVYCINSAGYLAVRDLRAQLYSKAQELPLNQFVQEKTGIFMSRIINDVEVLAKLISSDLKDAITDFFYIVTHLSFLLFLSWKMFLAVIVVVPLVMGPVSAFADRIRRATRNQQERLSSLNGHLQEVISGIRVIRAFSMEKAEAARFWEINKDLSDKTFKGHFYHQIGPSLVELSSSLVAVIFLSFGAYLMDAEDFSLGKFMVFFLTLVFLTRPFKQMGMLSNSIQSAVAAGERVFELLDSDTDIKQPKNPILPKRLAQEFRFENVSYSYPGTKGLALENLNLTIAKGSTVALVGASGAGKSTVVDLVPRLIDPTEGIVTWDGIDLKNLDLPSLRKKISIVNQQVFLFNGTIRDNICYGNENVSEDRLREAADLAFATEFILSFEDGFDTIVGERGVMLSGGQRQRISIARSLLHDPEILILDEATSALDTESERLVQQALEPLYKNRTVIIIAHRLSTIQVADKIFAMEGGRIVEEGSHSQLIQLDGKYKKLYEMQFAESPA, from the coding sequence ATGAACGTCTATAGACGCCTCTTGGGGTATTCCTTCAAGTACAAATACAGACTACTGACCGGCATCGTCCTATCTTTCCTCGTTTCGATTCTCAACGGAGCCTCCCTAACCAGCATCATTCCGATCTTTGACGCGATCGGCAAAGGAGGAAAAGCGGAATTCGAAATTTCCCTCACCAAGAAAGATCGCGCCCTATTGGACCGAAAATCCAGCGGGGAAGCCCTCGCAGGTTTGGACACAATAGAGGTCTATTTGGCGGAGAAGAAGACGGATACCAACCGTTTCCTAGCCTCTTTACCGAAAGATCGTCTGGTTTTGCTCTTCTGCTGGATCGTTTTTCCGGTATACCTTGCGAAACTCTTGTTTTTGGCCGGAGCAGTATATTGCATCAACTCGGCCGGATATTTGGCCGTTCGGGATTTAAGAGCGCAGCTCTATTCCAAGGCGCAAGAACTACCTCTCAATCAGTTCGTGCAGGAAAAAACCGGAATTTTCATGAGTCGGATCATAAACGACGTGGAAGTTCTCGCCAAACTGATCAGCTCGGACCTGAAAGACGCCATTACGGATTTCTTTTATATCGTCACTCACCTTTCCTTTCTGCTGTTTCTGAGCTGGAAGATGTTTCTTGCGGTGATCGTAGTCGTTCCGTTGGTAATGGGTCCCGTATCGGCATTCGCGGATCGGATCAGACGTGCAACGAGAAACCAACAGGAAAGACTTTCCTCCCTAAACGGACATTTGCAGGAGGTCATTTCCGGAATCCGCGTCATACGAGCTTTCTCCATGGAAAAAGCGGAAGCGGCCCGTTTCTGGGAAATCAACAAGGATCTTTCCGACAAAACTTTTAAGGGACATTTCTACCACCAAATCGGACCTTCCTTAGTGGAACTTTCCAGTTCCCTCGTCGCCGTCATTTTCTTAAGCTTCGGAGCCTATTTAATGGATGCCGAGGACTTCTCTCTCGGAAAATTCATGGTCTTCTTCCTTACTTTGGTTTTTTTGACTAGGCCATTCAAACAAATGGGGATGCTTTCCAACTCCATCCAAAGCGCCGTAGCGGCGGGAGAAAGAGTATTCGAATTGTTGGATAGCGATACGGACATCAAACAGCCCAAGAATCCGATCTTACCGAAACGCCTCGCGCAGGAATTCCGTTTCGAAAACGTAAGTTATTCGTATCCGGGAACGAAAGGACTAGCATTAGAAAATTTGAATTTAACTATCGCCAAAGGATCCACGGTGGCATTAGTCGGCGCTTCCGGCGCGGGTAAATCCACGGTCGTGGATCTGGTCCCGAGACTGATAGATCCGACGGAAGGAATCGTCACTTGGGACGGCATCGATCTCAAGAATTTGGACCTTCCTTCTTTAAGGAAAAAAATATCCATCGTTAACCAACAAGTCTTTCTATTCAACGGGACAATTCGGGACAATATCTGTTACGGAAACGAAAACGTTTCGGAAGATCGATTGAGGGAAGCCGCTGATCTGGCATTTGCGACTGAGTTCATTCTTTCTTTCGAGGACGGATTCGATACGATCGTGGGAGAACGAGGCGTGATGCTCTCCGGCGGACAAAGACAGAGAATTTCCATCGCAAGATCCTTATTGCACGATCCCGAAATACTGATCTTAGACGAAGCGACTTCCGCCTTGGATACGGAATCGGAAAGGTTGGTCCAACAAGCTCTGGAACCGCTCTATAAGAACAGAACCGTAATCATTATCGCTCACAGACTTTCCACGATCCAGGTCGCGGACAAGATTTTCGCGATGGAAGGAGGCCGTATCGTGGAGGAAGGCAGCCATTCCCAACTGATCCAGCTGGATGGAAAATACAAAAAATTGTACGAGATGCAATTCGCGGAATCCCCCGCATAA
- a CDS encoding ABC transporter substrate-binding protein — protein sequence MFFPPQPFSLAFLVLSLLFYGCGKQERSPDELIFSLSSDPISLDPIQSTDLSSRIALKYLYPNLFTLDDKGRIAFALAKSFRVIGNSGDRNRILEIRLEVRKDSQGNPIDAGIVLSSLDRLRNSSGPKRSSYSFLKGGTAPDPMTIRLVFEGGLREALEKLSLPQASIYCGPPEKGCGPYALVEWKRNNFIRLRANENQSGAVSPFLLFRILPQATTGIFLYAKGQLDQMRLPNFLLRNKNVREESVLVRKGGGVQYVAINAKQPCFDKNFRKALNYAVDKRKILNILLEGKAEVAVGPFPQSVAEGFTGKGIAEPYPYDPNLAVEFLRKSSCYPEILSRELDFRMRGDEENQANGAAIVRYLRDLGLKVRIHPMEKASLYKENGEEKGDLTLLFWYADFPGAWNFVDPLFAGDRFGNAGNRSFYKSEEMESVLHRSRTTDSLDGHRLEKESLEILSEDAPWIFLWSPYELHLVAERLKSESILSH from the coding sequence ATGTTTTTCCCTCCTCAACCCTTTTCCCTAGCTTTCCTTGTTTTGTCCCTCCTTTTTTACGGCTGTGGAAAGCAAGAGCGTTCTCCGGACGAGCTGATCTTTTCCCTGTCTTCCGATCCGATTTCTTTAGATCCGATCCAATCCACGGATTTGTCTTCTAGAATCGCCCTGAAATACCTTTATCCGAATCTTTTCACCTTGGACGACAAAGGAAGGATCGCGTTCGCGTTGGCGAAAAGTTTCCGGGTGATCGGAAACTCGGGGGATCGGAATCGAATTTTGGAGATTCGACTGGAGGTTCGAAAGGATTCCCAAGGAAACCCGATCGACGCCGGGATCGTCCTTTCTTCGTTGGATCGTCTTCGAAATTCCTCCGGTCCGAAACGTAGCTCGTACTCCTTTTTGAAAGGAGGAACCGCTCCGGATCCGATGACGATTCGATTGGTTTTCGAGGGAGGTTTGCGGGAGGCTCTGGAAAAATTATCCCTTCCCCAGGCCTCCATCTATTGCGGCCCTCCCGAAAAAGGTTGTGGTCCTTACGCTCTAGTGGAATGGAAACGCAATAACTTTATCCGTCTCCGGGCGAACGAAAATCAGAGCGGGGCAGTGTCTCCGTTTCTTTTGTTCCGAATTCTTCCCCAGGCTACCACCGGTATCTTTCTCTACGCGAAAGGACAACTCGATCAGATGAGGCTCCCGAATTTCCTATTGCGGAATAAGAACGTAAGAGAAGAGTCCGTGCTCGTTAGAAAGGGCGGCGGAGTCCAATACGTGGCGATCAATGCGAAACAGCCCTGTTTCGATAAGAATTTTAGAAAAGCGTTAAATTATGCGGTGGATAAACGGAAAATTCTGAATATCCTGCTGGAAGGCAAAGCGGAAGTGGCAGTCGGACCTTTCCCCCAAAGTGTTGCGGAAGGTTTTACCGGAAAAGGTATCGCCGAACCGTATCCGTACGACCCGAATCTCGCGGTGGAATTTTTGAGAAAGTCCTCCTGTTATCCGGAGATTTTATCCAGGGAGTTGGACTTCCGGATGCGCGGTGACGAGGAAAATCAGGCGAACGGCGCGGCGATCGTACGCTATCTGAGAGATTTGGGATTGAAGGTGAGGATTCACCCGATGGAAAAGGCTTCCTTGTACAAGGAAAACGGGGAAGAAAAAGGAGATCTCACGTTGCTTTTCTGGTACGCGGATTTTCCCGGAGCTTGGAATTTCGTGGATCCTTTATTTGCAGGGGATCGATTCGGGAACGCCGGAAATCGGTCTTTTTACAAAAGTGAGGAGATGGAATCCGTATTGCATCGATCTAGAACGACGGACTCCCTGGACGGACATCGCTTAGAGAAGGAATCCCTCGAGATTCTAAGTGAAGACGCGCCCTGGATCTTTCTCTGGTCTCCTTATGAATTGCATCTGGTCGCGGAGCGCTTAAAATCAGAGTCTATTCTTTCTCACTGA